The DNA segment GCGCCCGGGCCCGGCGGATCAAGGAAGCGAAGTTCCCTCGCAGCAAACGCCTCGAAGACCTGGACCTGGCCCAGATCCCTGACCTGCCGCCGGCGACCCTGACACACCTGGCCACCGGCGCGTGGATCGATGCCGGGGAACCACTGGTACTCCTCGGCAATTCCGGGACCGGGAAAACACACCTGCTCATCGGCCTGGGCATGGCCGCCGCCGAGCAGGGACGGCGGGTCCGCTACATCACCACGGCCGCGCTGGTCAACGAACTCGTCGAGGCTGCCGACAACAAGGAGCTATCAAAGCTGGTGGGCAAATACGCGCGCCTGGATCTCCTTTGCCTCGATGAGGTCGGCTACGTCAAGCTCGATACCCACGGCGCCGAGCTTTTGTTCCAGATCATCACGGCCAGGGAAGAACGGGCGTCCATCGCCTGCGCAAGCAACGCCCCGTTCAGCGAGTGGGGCCAGACGTTCACCGACCCGCGCCTCGCGGCGGCGGTCGTGGACCGGCTGACCTTCCGCGGCCACATCATCAACACCGGCACCGATTCCTACCGGCTGAAAACCACCCAACAGACCATCAACAAGTCCCGGCAAAACTGACCGGAACACCAACAGGGTGGGGCCAAAACAAGCGGCGAAACCGGGGCCAAATCAACTTGCTATTCTCTACCCGGGAAGCGGCCGTGATTGCAGGGGTATCCAGGGCCACAGCGACCCGCAAACCCCGCATCGCGGTGGAAGACCCTCCGCCGGTCCCGGCGCCGGCAAACAAGCTCTCAGTGGCCGAGCGCGCCCACATCCTGGCGACCGTGAATTCGAAGGATTTCGTGGACCTGCCGCCGGTGCAGATCTATGCCCGGCTCCTGGACGAAGGCGTCTATTTGTGCTCAATCTCCACGTTCTATCGCGTCCTGGAGGAGAACTGCCAGGTCAAGGAACGCCGCCGGATCGCACGCCACCCGGCGCGGGCCGTGCCGGAGCTGGTCGCGACCGGACCCGGACAGGTTTACACCTGGGACATCACCAAACTCGCTGGCCCGATCAAGGGAAAATACTACGACTGCTACGTCATGATCGACATCTATTCCCGCTACATCGTCGGCGCCTACGTCCATGCCCACGAGTCCGGGGAACTGGCCGTGGAAATGATGAAGGAAATCTTCGGCATCCACGGCATCCCGCAGATCGTCCACGCCGACCGTGGCACCTCGATGACCTCCAAAACAGTCGCGGCGCTGCTCTCGGACCTGGAGGTCACCCGGTCCCATTCCCGTCCCCGGGTCAGCAATGATAATCCGTACAGTGAGGCCTGGTTCAAGTCGCTGAAGTTCGCTCCCACGTTCCCCGAACGCTTCAGTTCCCTACCCGACGCGAGAGCGTTCATGGACTTCTTTGTCGACGGGTACAACCACACCCATTGCCACACCGGAATCGGCCTCAACACACCGGCGGATGTCCACTACGGACTGGCCGCCAGCAAAGCCCTCGAACGAGCCAAAATCTTGGCCGCCGCACGGGCAAAAACACCCGAACGATTCACCACCAACAACGACCCCAAAATCCTCGCCATCCCCAACACCGCCTGGATCAACAAACCAACCGAGAAAAACGACACAAAAGCAGCAGCCTAATTCCCACTGGCCTCATTCACCTTGACAAATTCCGGTAGTGGGTTCCAGCGGGTCGCCCGTCTCGTGGGGTGGTTGTGCTGTGACCAGGTCGCGTCGGTTGAGCTCGGTAGTGAGTTCTTCTAAGCGTCCTTCAGTTTCGGGTTCAGGATTGGAATCGAGGTATTCGGCGTCCAGCTCACGGCGAACCTTGCTGTTGAGCACTTCCACCTCGGTGTCATCCAGGATGGTTAGGTCCGCCGGAAATAGCTCTTCTGGCGTGATCCTACTGTTGTGGTCCATCGGTTCTACTTTCTACTGAACGCGTTCGGGCAAAGGTGTGGGGAGCGGATTGCGGGCTTCATCTAGTTGATCGTCTATGGCCACTAAGTCACGTATTGCTGCACAGAGGAGTCGTTGTGTGTTTGGTGTGATGTGCGCGCTGGGGTCGCAGATCGAATCGGTGTTTACACATCCTGCCAAGAAGCTAAGGACGGTGCGTGCCAGGTGGAGTCGGGCTGACTGAAGATCGGCGAGCCGTCGTGCCGGTTCTTCCATCGAGGGGGTCTGCTCGATGTTTGCTGTCTGGTTTTGAAGGAGAGGGCTCACTCGGTTGGGCCCTCGTCTAGGCAGGTTCTCAGGTGTTTGAGTCCGTCTCGGATTCTGGTTTTGATGGTCGGTAGCGGGATGGACAGACGTTCGGCGACTTCACGGTAGGTCAGGCCGTTGTAGTAGGCGAGGCTGATTGCTTCTCGTTGGGCGGCAGAGAGGCTTCCCAGGCAGGCGGTGACGGATTGGGCTTCTATTCTGGTGGTAACGGTTTCGGCTACGACGTCGTAGTCCGGGCTGTGGTTCGCGACACCCCAGAGCGCGTCCCGGTCGGTTCTGGCTTGTTCTGAGCGGACTTTATCAACGGCTCGGCGGTGGGTGATGGTCATCAGCCAGGCCATGGGATTACCGATTGTGGGGTTGTATTTGTGGGCGTCCTGCCAGACGATGAGAAAGATTTCCTGGGTGGCGTCGTGGGCTATCTCAGCGTCGACGGTGACCCGGCGCGCAAGACCATAGACCCGGTGAGATGTGAGTTGGTAGAACGTGGTGAAAGCATCCCGGTCTCCTTCGCCCGCACGGTGAAGAAGCTCGGCTAGTGGTTTGTGATCTGCCTGAAAGTTCACTCCGGCGGATCTACGTTCGGACGCGTTCAAAATCAGCTGATCCATAGCCTTGTGTGGTGTATGGGGATCGGATCTGCGTAGTCGGCGGTGTTGAAGTGTGCGCCGTCGTGTCTGTTCATAACGAGTGCCCTTTGGTGGTAGCTCGCCGTGCGGTCAGACGGAAAGTGTCGTAAACAGCGAAAAACGGTAACCGAGGCCGTCCTTTGATCAAGATACCGTATTGCGTTTCGGATGGTGACTGGGATGAATGAAACGGCAGAAGGGATGAGCCTGTTGACGGCCGCAAACGATCGTTATCGATACTCCATCTCGGCCTCGGCATTATGCTCTTCCTTTCTCGCCCTCAAATGGCTAGAGGCCACCCAGATATTTCGGGTGGACCTCTAGCTGTTTGGCGTCCAGCTCGTGGCGTTGAGTCAAAAGACTCA comes from the Arthrobacter sp. CAN_C5 genome and includes:
- the sigK gene encoding ECF RNA polymerase sigma factor SigK; translation: MDQLILNASERRSAGVNFQADHKPLAELLHRAGEGDRDAFTTFYQLTSHRVYGLARRVTVDAEIAHDATQEIFLIVWQDAHKYNPTIGNPMAWLMTITHRRAVDKVRSEQARTDRDALWGVANHSPDYDVVAETVTTRIEAQSVTACLGSLSAAQREAISLAYYNGLTYREVAERLSIPLPTIKTRIRDGLKHLRTCLDEGPTE
- the istB gene encoding IS21-like element helper ATPase IstB, which encodes MGQLSEPAAAAAIGAACKTLYLRGTAQVAGSMAAEAARQRLSHQAYLAEVLTYECEERDNRARARRIKEAKFPRSKRLEDLDLAQIPDLPPATLTHLATGAWIDAGEPLVLLGNSGTGKTHLLIGLGMAAAEQGRRVRYITTAALVNELVEAADNKELSKLVGKYARLDLLCLDEVGYVKLDTHGAELLFQIITAREERASIACASNAPFSEWGQTFTDPRLAAAVVDRLTFRGHIINTGTDSYRLKTTQQTINKSRQN